From the Acidilutibacter cellobiosedens genome, one window contains:
- a CDS encoding GNAT family N-acetyltransferase, with product MSRKKNLKMHKVGVEHLEQYNQLLRYVFQVTDNDLHKIGWEDRDMVRAKSPVLKEADVLGWFDGDKLVSQVAVYPFQVRIFNHTYDMGGLTGVGTFPEYSNQGLMHKLLYQALSNMQEKKQSISFLYPYSIPYYRRKGWEIISDKITFEVNDYQLPKNKQVSGEVERTDVKSDAIKKTYERFALQTHGAMLRNDLAWNEYWLWDPDDLMAAIYYNDERQPDGYVLYWIEDEVFHIKDMIFVNEEARSGLWNFISAHFSMISKVIGDIHMDEPLAFLLEDADIKETIAPYYMARIVDLEQFIKQYPFKPDTGKREWTFTLDDPLLSWNQGTFTLRISPDGKGEVVRAAERSSAKTDIQTMTTMLLGYKRPDYLHRIGRISCTPEILDMLEDAIEQQTPYFSDYF from the coding sequence ATGAGTCGAAAAAAAAATTTAAAAATGCATAAGGTCGGAGTAGAACATCTGGAACAGTACAATCAATTGTTACGATATGTTTTCCAGGTGACGGATAACGATCTGCACAAAATCGGGTGGGAAGATCGGGACATGGTCCGTGCCAAGTCACCTGTTCTGAAGGAAGCTGATGTCTTAGGATGGTTTGATGGGGATAAGTTGGTCTCTCAAGTAGCAGTTTATCCTTTTCAGGTCAGAATATTCAATCATACCTATGACATGGGGGGACTGACAGGCGTTGGTACCTTCCCTGAATATTCTAATCAAGGTTTAATGCATAAACTGTTATATCAAGCACTATCAAATATGCAAGAAAAAAAACAGTCAATTTCCTTTCTGTACCCCTATTCCATTCCTTACTACCGCAGAAAGGGGTGGGAAATCATCTCTGATAAAATAACCTTTGAAGTTAATGATTATCAATTACCTAAAAACAAACAAGTGTCCGGTGAAGTGGAACGAACCGATGTCAAGAGCGATGCCATAAAGAAAACATATGAACGTTTTGCTCTCCAAACTCACGGTGCAATGTTACGAAATGATCTGGCTTGGAACGAATACTGGTTGTGGGATCCTGATGACCTGATGGCAGCTATTTATTATAATGACGAAAGGCAACCAGACGGTTATGTCCTTTACTGGATAGAAGACGAGGTTTTCCACATTAAAGATATGATATTCGTCAATGAAGAAGCCCGCAGCGGACTATGGAATTTTATCAGTGCACACTTTTCCATGATTTCAAAAGTCATAGGCGATATTCATATGGATGAACCTCTGGCATTTTTATTGGAAGATGCAGATATCAAAGAAACCATAGCTCCTTATTATATGGCTCGTATTGTAGATTTGGAGCAATTTATAAAACAATATCCCTTTAAGCCGGATACAGGAAAACGAGAATGGACCTTTACATTGGACGATCCGCTTCTTTCATGGAATCAAGGAACTTTTACCTTGCGAATCAGTCCGGATGGAAAAGGTGAGGTCGTTCGTGCGGCAGAACGCAGCAGTGCAAAGACCGATATCCAAACTATGACAACCATGCTCCTTGGATACAAGCGACCGGATTATCTTCATAGGATCGGACGCATTTCATGCACCCCAGAAATACTGGATATGCTGGAGGATGCAATTGAACAGCAGACACCTTATTTCTCGGATTATTTTTAA